A single region of the Vagococcus teuberi genome encodes:
- a CDS encoding sigma 54-interacting transcriptional regulator, whose product MKESTRRHLLQGIGEEQVGITTTELAKKIGLSRSVTSLYLNELAKDKEVIKSETYPIVWRLTSHDFHTLQDVFEQFIGSKGSAKSMIKTCKAAMSYPPKGLPVLIYGNSGVGKTYLAHLIFDYLNQQQANCSDNIVVFNCADYANNPELLSSTLFGHKKGAYTGADKDKKGLLSKADNGILFLDEVHRLSYENQEKLFQFMDSGQFRLIGEEDKVETANVRLIFATTEDPKEVLLPTFLRRISAVLELADYHLRPLQERETILRVLFLKEAKLLKKDMMIDRLIFDRFLHEKMSGNIGQLANKVKLYCADALHYQEDKDVLYIGDNHDDVVKVIYDEPLNQLVDVSKEMPEKLNVLLHSTSDVLELRETLLGFPLSKDDFGGETYVLKQIREKILANTKQIMGKVDSVTPYLEKLTTYLLLKDCIKFDHQPIKQMISMDYPRTALFAKKITSKLPVEYKKEARFLLSLFLIGSIKEEIAYHALLVAHGDTTASSIQAVSNQLCGNYVFDAINMPLDASIKDIVLEVKSWLSERDTSEGVIMLVDMGSLVHFYKSLKPEIMGELLVVNNLTTSFALEIGQQLLNHHTFYDITKNIKQKFITDIQYFEGFSNDRNVIISSILGYDIAKKLKKLFEPFINPEIKIIVMHFNELLDILDRENSDKGYLDTTELIITTSYLDNKTAVSSVNLLDILDEDTEHQAMKYTFRNTIHEKYMTDLTNKCIYFFSKEGLSEKLNFLNPEIIIKQVELIIEKCERRFGIKFNVKIKFNLTMHLALMIERTILGSVDYPVPTDLSLLKVNDNYFYSNIKDLLSSIEDFYRISISDWELYVLHEIIAS is encoded by the coding sequence ATGAAGGAGTCGACTAGAAGGCATTTGCTTCAAGGTATAGGGGAGGAACAAGTTGGGATTACGACAACTGAATTAGCTAAAAAAATTGGGTTAAGTCGCTCAGTCACGAGTTTATATTTAAATGAGTTAGCCAAAGATAAAGAGGTTATTAAAAGTGAAACATATCCAATCGTTTGGCGACTAACTAGTCACGATTTCCATACGTTACAAGATGTGTTTGAACAATTTATCGGTAGTAAAGGCAGTGCCAAATCTATGATAAAAACCTGTAAAGCTGCGATGTCTTATCCACCAAAAGGACTACCTGTTTTAATTTATGGAAATAGTGGGGTAGGGAAAACCTATTTAGCACACTTGATTTTTGATTACCTTAATCAACAACAGGCGAATTGCTCAGATAATATCGTGGTATTTAACTGTGCGGATTACGCAAATAATCCTGAATTGTTATCTTCAACATTATTTGGTCATAAAAAAGGGGCTTATACTGGTGCTGACAAAGATAAAAAAGGGTTACTTAGTAAAGCAGACAACGGTATTTTATTTTTAGATGAAGTCCATCGTTTGTCATATGAAAATCAAGAAAAACTATTTCAGTTTATGGATTCAGGTCAGTTTCGCTTAATTGGGGAAGAAGATAAAGTAGAAACAGCTAACGTTCGCTTGATTTTTGCAACAACAGAAGACCCTAAAGAGGTGTTATTACCAACCTTTTTACGTCGTATCTCTGCTGTATTGGAGTTAGCGGATTATCATCTACGGCCATTACAAGAGCGAGAGACGATTTTAAGAGTCTTGTTTTTAAAAGAAGCGAAATTGTTGAAAAAGGACATGATGATTGATCGTTTGATTTTTGATCGCTTTTTACATGAAAAAATGTCAGGAAATATTGGGCAATTAGCCAACAAGGTCAAGTTATATTGTGCTGATGCACTTCATTATCAAGAGGATAAAGATGTGCTATACATAGGTGATAATCACGATGATGTAGTGAAAGTGATTTATGATGAACCACTTAATCAACTAGTGGATGTGTCAAAAGAGATGCCGGAAAAACTAAATGTGTTACTACATTCCACGAGTGATGTATTGGAGTTACGAGAAACGCTACTGGGTTTTCCGCTATCCAAAGATGATTTTGGTGGAGAAACCTATGTTTTAAAACAAATTAGAGAAAAAATACTTGCTAATACTAAACAAATAATGGGTAAAGTAGATAGTGTGACACCTTATCTTGAAAAACTAACTACATACCTATTACTAAAAGATTGTATCAAGTTTGATCATCAACCAATAAAACAAATGATTAGTATGGACTATCCACGTACGGCACTTTTTGCTAAAAAAATTACGTCTAAACTACCCGTTGAATATAAAAAAGAAGCACGTTTTTTGTTGAGCCTATTTTTAATAGGATCTATAAAAGAAGAAATTGCTTATCATGCATTACTTGTTGCTCATGGTGATACAACCGCAAGCAGTATTCAAGCTGTGTCCAATCAATTATGTGGCAATTATGTGTTTGATGCGATTAACATGCCACTTGATGCCTCTATTAAAGACATTGTATTAGAAGTGAAATCGTGGCTTTCTGAGCGAGATACTTCTGAAGGGGTCATTATGTTGGTAGATATGGGATCATTGGTTCATTTTTATAAGAGTTTAAAACCAGAGATTATGGGAGAATTATTGGTTGTTAATAATCTTACGACCTCATTTGCACTGGAAATTGGTCAGCAACTACTGAATCATCACACATTTTATGACATCACCAAAAATATTAAACAAAAATTTATCACAGATATTCAATATTTTGAAGGCTTTTCAAATGATCGCAATGTCATTATTTCAAGTATATTGGGTTATGATATTGCCAAAAAATTGAAGAAATTATTTGAACCGTTTATTAATCCAGAAATAAAAATCATTGTGATGCATTTTAATGAATTGCTCGATATTTTAGACCGTGAAAACTCAGATAAAGGTTATCTTGATACAACAGAACTCATTATTACGACGTCTTATCTCGATAATAAAACAGCTGTGTCTTCCGTTAATTTATTAGATATTTTAGATGAGGATACCGAACATCAAGCGATGAAATATACGTTTCGTAATACCATTCACGAAAAATACATGACTGATTTGACTAATAAATGTATTTATTTCTTCTCAAAAGAAGGTCTATCTGAAAAATTAAATTTCTTAAATCCGGAAATCATTATTAAACAAGTAGAGCTAATTATCGAAAAATGTGAGAGACGTTTTGGCATTAAATTTAACGTCAAAATTAAATTCAATTTGACGATGCATTTAGCATTGATGATTGAACGTACGATTTTAGGGTCAGTTGATTATCCTGTGCCAACTGATTTGTCGTTATTAAAGGTCAATGACAATTATTTCTACTCAAATATTAAAGATTTATTGTCATCTATTGAGGATTTTTATCGTATTAGTATTTCTGATTGGGAATTATATGTCTTACATGAAATTATTGCGAGTTAA
- a CDS encoding PTS mannose/fructose/sorbose/N-acetylgalactosamine transporter subunit IIC produces MLMHALMAGLSVFICFAGNYLTGQSMLERPLVVGLVTGLLMGDLKTGVLMGAALEAVFMGNVNIGGVISAEPVTATTLATTFAIIANVEQKAAITLAIPIGMLAAFVVMFLKNVLMNVFAPMLDRVARENNQRKIVALHYGTWIFYYFIIAAISFVGVLLGSEPVAVMVNNIPQNVMNGLSAAGGLLPAVGFAMLMKLLWDNKLAVFYLLGFILTAYLKLPAVAVAAVGIVICVMMVQRDVQMMNLPTTQGKVASGEMSKEEEEEDFFA; encoded by the coding sequence ATGTTAATGCATGCACTTATGGCAGGACTTAGTGTGTTTATCTGTTTTGCTGGTAACTATTTAACAGGTCAAAGTATGTTGGAACGCCCATTAGTTGTGGGTCTTGTGACAGGGCTATTGATGGGAGATTTAAAAACAGGTGTTTTGATGGGAGCAGCACTTGAAGCCGTGTTTATGGGAAATGTGAATATTGGTGGCGTAATCTCTGCCGAGCCAGTGACAGCAACAACTCTTGCGACAACATTCGCGATTATTGCAAACGTTGAGCAAAAAGCGGCAATTACATTAGCCATTCCGATTGGGATGTTAGCAGCGTTTGTCGTGATGTTTTTGAAAAATGTCTTGATGAATGTTTTTGCACCAATGTTGGATCGTGTTGCACGTGAAAATAATCAACGAAAAATTGTGGCACTACATTATGGGACATGGATTTTTTATTACTTTATTATTGCTGCGATTTCATTTGTTGGGGTCTTACTTGGAAGTGAACCTGTTGCCGTTATGGTAAATAACATTCCACAAAATGTGATGAATGGATTGAGTGCGGCAGGTGGCTTATTACCAGCTGTTGGGTTTGCGATGTTGATGAAATTACTTTGGGACAATAAATTAGCGGTATTTTACTTATTAGGCTTTATTTTAACAGCTTACTTGAAATTACCGGCTGTCGCAGTGGCGGCTGTTGGGATTGTGATTTGTGTGATGATGGTTCAACGTGATGTACAAATGATGAATTTACCAACCACACAAGGAAAAGTAGCAAGTGGTGAAATGAGTAAAGAAGAAGAAGAGGAGGACTTTTTCGCATGA
- a CDS encoding PTS system mannose/fructose/sorbose family transporter subunit IID translates to MKLKQDMSVEDKKMMRSVFWRSWTMNASRTGATQYHALGVIYTLLPVINRYYKTEEERADAIVRHTTWFNATMHINNFIMGLVTSMEKQNSEDENFDASSITAVKASLMGPLSGIGDSFFWGILRVIAASIGISIASTGSVMGAIVFLALYNIPAFIIHYYALYTGYSVGANFIQKLYESGGMKILTKASSMVGLLMMGSMTSSTVKFKTILEVTVSGSDPIKIQDYLDQLFVGIVPLTVTLITFWLLRKKVNINVVMFGIMILGIILGLLGIC, encoded by the coding sequence ATGAAACTAAAACAAGATATGTCAGTTGAAGATAAAAAAATGATGCGCTCAGTCTTTTGGCGCTCATGGACAATGAATGCTAGTCGTACAGGAGCAACACAATATCATGCGTTAGGTGTTATCTATACCTTACTTCCAGTCATCAATCGTTACTACAAAACAGAGGAAGAACGAGCAGACGCGATTGTCCGTCATACAACATGGTTTAATGCTACTATGCATATTAATAACTTTATTATGGGTCTTGTTACCTCAATGGAAAAACAAAATAGTGAAGATGAGAATTTTGATGCAAGCTCAATTACTGCCGTTAAAGCATCATTGATGGGACCTTTATCAGGTATTGGAGATTCATTCTTTTGGGGGATTTTACGCGTTATTGCTGCAAGTATTGGGATTTCAATTGCCAGTACTGGATCAGTTATGGGAGCCATCGTTTTCTTAGCACTTTACAATATTCCAGCTTTTATTATTCATTATTATGCTCTTTACACAGGCTATTCTGTTGGGGCCAACTTCATTCAAAAGCTTTATGAAAGTGGCGGTATGAAAATACTGACTAAAGCATCTAGTATGGTTGGATTACTAATGATGGGAAGTATGACTTCTTCAACTGTAAAATTCAAAACGATTTTAGAAGTAACAGTCAGTGGTTCTGATCCAATTAAAATTCAAGATTACTTAGATCAACTATTTGTAGGGATTGTTCCATTAACAGTAACATTGATTACGTTCTGGTTATTACGTAAAAAAGTAAATATCAATGTTGTGATGTTTGGCATTATGATTTTAGGGATTATTTTAGGGTTACTTGGTATTTGTTAA
- a CDS encoding MFS transporter, protein MEYNTNTTKKNTIGIVLSLMVGYSIIYMDKSMISTAIIPISSEFNLDSAQTGRIMSFFFLGYSLMQIPSGWIADKIGAKKVLMLSMILVAIFSAAFGLVGALSAFILVRFFAGVGHAGYPSSVTKAVATNFEPEKRTLIQSIILSTSGIGGILAFTLGANLININWRYAYFVLAGLFILSLILIFIFVPNNTPVQQQDKKRVPFSNVFLNRSVVFLAMAMLLQNFLLYGNMSWLPSVLNQKFELDLKSIGYLLAVNALFQTIATMYSGVLLSKLFLGKEKLFIFLTTALTAVLVIAFIFSNSLVLSMIFLVLVSILSVSAFTAMFTLPHKLINPEIIGASMGFINTGGTLGGFLAPMILGQLIKVGGGSFTLSFVFMAIASILAGLTVLFGIRKEEK, encoded by the coding sequence ATGGAATATAATACAAACACCACAAAAAAAAATACAATCGGTATCGTCCTATCACTTATGGTTGGTTACTCAATTATTTATATGGATAAAAGCATGATTTCAACAGCTATTATCCCAATATCCTCAGAATTTAATCTAGACTCTGCTCAAACTGGCCGTATCATGTCCTTTTTCTTTTTAGGTTATTCCCTCATGCAAATTCCTAGTGGTTGGATAGCTGATAAAATCGGAGCTAAAAAAGTGTTAATGCTATCCATGATATTAGTTGCCATCTTTTCAGCCGCATTTGGTTTAGTTGGTGCATTGTCCGCTTTTATTTTAGTAAGATTTTTTGCTGGTGTTGGACATGCTGGATACCCATCTAGTGTGACAAAAGCTGTCGCAACAAATTTTGAACCTGAAAAACGCACCCTAATCCAATCTATCATTTTATCAACATCTGGGATTGGTGGCATATTAGCCTTTACCTTAGGTGCGAACCTTATCAATATAAACTGGCGCTACGCTTATTTTGTCTTAGCTGGATTATTTATATTATCACTAATCTTAATTTTTATTTTTGTTCCTAACAACACACCCGTGCAACAACAAGACAAAAAACGTGTTCCATTCTCAAATGTGTTCTTAAATCGTAGCGTTGTTTTTCTTGCAATGGCTATGTTACTGCAAAATTTCTTACTATATGGAAATATGTCTTGGTTACCATCTGTTTTAAATCAAAAGTTTGAATTAGATTTAAAAAGTATCGGGTATCTATTAGCTGTTAATGCTCTATTTCAAACTATCGCAACAATGTATTCAGGTGTGTTACTATCCAAACTGTTTTTAGGAAAAGAAAAACTCTTCATTTTTTTAACAACAGCACTCACTGCTGTATTAGTAATTGCTTTTATCTTTTCCAATAGCTTAGTGTTATCTATGATTTTCTTAGTATTGGTTAGTATTTTATCTGTCAGTGCTTTTACAGCTATGTTTACTCTACCACATAAGCTAATTAATCCAGAAATTATCGGGGCATCTATGGGATTTATCAATACAGGTGGCACACTCGGTGGTTTCCTTGCACCTATGATTTTGGGTCAACTCATTAAAGTTGGTGGTGGATCATTTACTCTGTCATTTGTGTTTATGGCAATTGCTAGCATCCTTGCTGGTTTAACTGTCTTATTTGGTATTAGAAAGGAAGAAAAATAA
- a CDS encoding lactate oxidase codes for MTEQQTYNAPTIEQEIDVISTYRLEEAASKVIPKGGFDYISGGSGKEFTLQRNDEAWLSKGILPRVLADVENPDTSTKIFEHDLKVPFIMAPIAAHGLAHATKEAGTAKGISEFGGTIMSISAYSGATFEEIDAGLNGNPRWFQIYMSKDEEMNKNILDEAKADGATAIILTADATLSGNRERDLENKFVYPFGMPIVSRYLTGSGKNMSLNNIYAQSKQKIEPADVKFIAEYSGLPVFVKGVQTPEDAVLAIGTGAAGIWVSNHGGRQLDNAPGSFEVLAEISEAVAGRVPIVFDSGVRRGEHIFKALASGADIIALGRPVLFGLALGGWKGVKSVLEYFETDLKRVMQLAGTQTIEDVKHARLFDMKK; via the coding sequence ATGACAGAACAACAAACATACAATGCACCAACAATCGAACAAGAAATCGACGTAATTAGTACGTATAGATTAGAAGAAGCGGCAAGCAAAGTGATTCCTAAAGGAGGGTTTGACTACATATCAGGTGGTTCCGGAAAAGAGTTTACTCTCCAACGCAATGATGAAGCTTGGTTAAGTAAAGGTATTTTACCTCGCGTGTTAGCTGATGTGGAAAATCCAGATACATCAACAAAAATCTTTGAACACGATTTAAAAGTACCATTTATCATGGCTCCAATTGCAGCTCACGGATTAGCTCATGCGACAAAAGAAGCAGGAACTGCAAAAGGTATTTCAGAATTTGGTGGCACCATTATGTCTATCAGTGCTTATTCTGGTGCGACATTTGAAGAAATCGACGCTGGTTTAAATGGCAATCCACGTTGGTTCCAAATTTATATGAGTAAAGATGAAGAGATGAATAAAAACATCTTAGATGAAGCAAAAGCAGATGGAGCGACAGCGATTATTTTAACAGCTGATGCAACACTAAGTGGTAACCGTGAACGTGATTTAGAAAATAAATTTGTGTACCCATTTGGTATGCCAATTGTTTCTCGTTATTTGACAGGTTCAGGGAAAAACATGTCACTAAATAATATCTATGCTCAATCAAAACAAAAAATTGAACCAGCAGATGTGAAATTTATTGCTGAATATTCTGGTTTGCCAGTATTTGTTAAAGGTGTACAAACGCCTGAAGATGCTGTATTAGCAATTGGTACCGGAGCAGCTGGTATCTGGGTATCAAATCACGGTGGACGTCAGTTAGATAATGCACCAGGATCGTTTGAAGTGTTAGCTGAAATCTCTGAAGCAGTAGCAGGTCGTGTGCCAATCGTATTTGATAGTGGTGTTCGTCGTGGAGAGCACATCTTTAAAGCACTAGCAAGTGGAGCAGATATTATTGCTTTAGGTCGTCCAGTATTATTTGGATTAGCTCTAGGTGGGTGGAAAGGTGTTAAATCTGTTTTGGAATATTTTGAAACTGATTTAAAACGTGTGATGCAATTAGCAGGAACACAAACAATTGAAGATGTCAAACATGCACGATTATTCGATATGAAAAAATAA
- a CDS encoding LrgB family protein, protein MLSNVIESPFLWISLTVGLYLLSARLKAKWPKNPLFTPLVFAIIALILILVFLDIPLETYKNGGQFLSLFVTPATVALAIKLEQNFVYLKKYYLAILTGIFSGVIFHTIMIYAFSMLFKFEQEMGATLIPKSITTAIAVGVSDSLGGIVSLTVAVVVFTGVIGAMIGPTVFKLFNITDPVAQGVALGSSSHAMGTAKAIELGEVQGAMSGLSIVVTGITVVILVPFTGPITNLLF, encoded by the coding sequence ATGTTGTCTAATGTAATAGAAAGCCCATTTTTATGGATAAGTTTAACAGTTGGTTTATATTTACTATCAGCAAGATTGAAAGCTAAATGGCCGAAAAATCCATTATTTACGCCATTAGTATTTGCGATTATAGCACTTATATTAATTTTAGTATTCTTGGATATCCCGCTTGAAACCTATAAAAATGGTGGACAGTTTTTAAGTTTATTTGTTACTCCAGCGACTGTTGCTTTAGCCATTAAGTTGGAACAAAATTTTGTTTATTTGAAAAAATATTACCTAGCTATATTAACGGGAATATTTAGTGGTGTGATTTTCCATACCATTATGATTTATGCTTTCAGTATGTTATTTAAATTCGAACAAGAGATGGGAGCAACATTAATTCCTAAATCAATTACGACGGCTATTGCAGTAGGAGTATCTGACTCTCTTGGCGGGATTGTATCACTGACTGTTGCAGTGGTTGTTTTTACGGGCGTTATTGGAGCGATGATTGGACCAACTGTCTTTAAGTTGTTTAACATTACAGATCCAGTGGCTCAAGGAGTCGCATTAGGAAGTTCTTCTCATGCTATGGGAACAGCAAAAGCGATTGAACTTGGTGAAGTTCAAGGAGCTATGTCAGGCTTATCAATCGTTGTAACAGGTATTACAGTTGTAATATTGGTACCATTTACAGGACCAATTACAAATCTTTTATTTTAA
- a CDS encoding M20 family metallopeptidase, whose translation MEKAKQRINELIEKKRVTFIEAADKIWETPETRFAVEKSVQPFYDILEKEGFSIEKGLADMDHSFVATYGSGKPVIGILAEYDALSNLSQVADLGEQKAQVPGGNGHACGHNLLGTGALAGAVGIKDYMEENNLSGTIKLFGCPAEESGYGKAYMARSGVFDDVDTALSWHPWDISGIWSISSLAVYQIYYRFKGIAAHAAAAPEYGRSALDAAELMNVGVQFLREHIIDEGRVHYAFRDVGGDSANVVQPSAELHYFIRAPKIEQANEIFKRVTRIAEGAAWMTETELDIGFDSACYDYIPNQAISTVMQKNLEEYGNANLTKEDQEYAQRYYDTLPDATKEHLINRAKQVDPTLSDGDAKRLGSLPVSEQVMPLVFSDDTQGSTDVGDVSWICPTAQVFIGCEPQGTPAHSWQWAANGKSSVAHKGLIAAGKVIATTAYDLLTNPELIEKAKAEHQDVLNGKTYVSAIPEDVLPK comes from the coding sequence ATGGAAAAAGCAAAACAACGTATCAATGAATTAATCGAGAAAAAAAGAGTAACTTTTATTGAAGCAGCAGATAAAATTTGGGAAACACCTGAGACGAGATTTGCTGTAGAAAAATCCGTTCAACCTTTTTATGATATTTTAGAAAAAGAAGGATTCTCTATTGAAAAAGGGCTAGCAGACATGGATCACAGTTTTGTCGCCACATATGGTTCTGGAAAACCAGTTATTGGTATTTTGGCCGAATATGATGCATTGAGCAATTTAAGTCAAGTTGCCGATTTAGGTGAACAGAAAGCCCAAGTCCCAGGTGGTAATGGACATGCTTGCGGTCATAACTTACTTGGAACTGGTGCATTAGCTGGTGCTGTTGGGATTAAAGATTATATGGAAGAAAACAACCTAAGTGGTACCATCAAACTATTTGGTTGTCCTGCTGAAGAAAGTGGGTATGGAAAAGCCTATATGGCAAGAAGTGGGGTATTTGATGATGTGGATACTGCGTTGTCATGGCATCCTTGGGACATTAGCGGGATTTGGTCAATTAGTAGCTTAGCAGTGTATCAAATCTACTATCGTTTCAAAGGTATCGCAGCTCATGCCGCTGCTGCACCTGAGTATGGCCGTAGTGCGTTAGATGCCGCCGAATTGATGAATGTCGGCGTACAATTTTTACGTGAGCATATCATTGATGAAGGCCGTGTTCACTATGCCTTTCGAGATGTAGGTGGAGATTCTGCTAACGTGGTTCAACCCTCTGCGGAATTACACTATTTTATTCGTGCTCCAAAAATTGAACAAGCCAATGAGATATTCAAACGTGTCACGCGAATCGCTGAAGGTGCTGCATGGATGACTGAGACAGAATTAGACATCGGGTTTGATTCCGCATGTTATGACTACATTCCTAATCAAGCTATCTCTACCGTCATGCAAAAAAATCTCGAAGAATATGGGAATGCGAATCTAACAAAAGAAGATCAAGAATATGCTCAACGTTACTACGATACTTTACCTGATGCAACAAAAGAACACTTGATTAATCGAGCGAAACAAGTCGATCCAACTTTATCAGACGGCGATGCAAAACGATTGGGTAGTTTACCTGTTTCAGAACAAGTTATGCCTTTAGTCTTCTCTGATGACACACAAGGTTCAACTGATGTTGGAGATGTTAGCTGGATCTGTCCAACAGCACAAGTATTTATTGGGTGTGAGCCTCAAGGAACACCAGCTCACAGTTGGCAATGGGCTGCTAATGGGAAATCTAGCGTCGCTCATAAAGGATTAATCGCCGCAGGTAAAGTCATCGCAACAACAGCTTATGACCTATTAACAAACCCTGAATTAATCGAAAAAGCTAAAGCAGAACACCAAGACGTTTTAAATGGTAAAACTTATGTGTCTGCGATTCCTGAAGATGTATTACCAAAATAA
- a CDS encoding PTS sugar transporter subunit IIA has protein sequence MERSYLIATHGKFASGLQNSLNVLTGSGDNVQVIDAYVTDDDYTPNVQQFIQEVSEDSQGIVFTDLYGGSVNQKIAAEIMTSGKDNIMLVSNSNLAIILSIMFHENTGMLSKEDILAAIQESQVQLVSTTIEEEDDIF, from the coding sequence ATGGAGAGAAGTTATTTAATTGCAACTCATGGCAAATTTGCTAGCGGGTTACAAAACTCGTTGAACGTCTTAACAGGTAGTGGAGACAATGTCCAAGTAATAGATGCTTATGTTACGGATGATGATTACACACCAAATGTTCAACAATTTATTCAAGAGGTTAGTGAAGATAGTCAGGGGATTGTATTCACAGATTTATACGGTGGGAGTGTGAATCAAAAAATTGCCGCAGAAATTATGACATCAGGGAAAGACAACATTATGTTGGTATCAAATTCAAATTTAGCTATTATTTTATCGATTATGTTTCATGAAAATACTGGCATGTTGTCAAAAGAGGATATATTAGCTGCAATTCAAGAATCACAGGTTCAACTGGTTTCAACCACAATAGAAGAAGAGGACGATATTTTTTAG
- a CDS encoding tRNA dihydrouridine synthase: MTTNFWQELPKPFFILAPMEDVTDVVFRHVVKEAGAPDVFFTEFTNSDSFCHPDGKESVQGRLVFEEDEQPIVAHIWGDNPEYFRQMSTELKEMGFKGIDINMGCPVPNVATRGKGSGLILRPDVAAELIAAAKEGGLPVSVKTRIGYHSQDEMIDWLTHILKQDIANLSIHLRTRDEMSKVPAKWELIPEILALRDEIAPNTLITINGDVLDRQMGLELVEKYGVDGVMIGRGIFKNPYAFEKEPKNHSTEDLLGLLRLQLDLQDEYAKQVPRSIVGLHRFFKIYVKGFPGASDLRVSLMNTKSTDEVRALLDAFFPKDN; this comes from the coding sequence ATGACAACCAACTTTTGGCAAGAATTACCGAAGCCATTTTTTATTTTAGCACCAATGGAAGACGTGACGGATGTGGTATTTCGTCATGTGGTGAAAGAAGCGGGTGCACCTGATGTGTTTTTTACCGAATTTACTAACTCGGATAGTTTTTGTCATCCAGATGGTAAAGAAAGCGTTCAAGGAAGATTGGTCTTTGAAGAAGACGAGCAACCTATCGTGGCGCATATCTGGGGAGATAATCCTGAGTACTTTAGACAGATGAGTACAGAACTAAAAGAGATGGGATTCAAAGGCATTGATATTAATATGGGATGTCCTGTCCCTAATGTGGCAACACGTGGGAAAGGTAGTGGCTTAATATTACGTCCTGACGTGGCGGCAGAATTAATCGCCGCAGCAAAAGAAGGTGGACTACCAGTCAGTGTGAAAACACGTATTGGGTATCACTCACAAGATGAGATGATAGATTGGCTGACACATATTTTAAAACAAGATATAGCGAACTTGTCGATTCATTTAAGAACTCGAGATGAAATGAGTAAAGTACCTGCTAAGTGGGAATTAATTCCAGAAATATTGGCATTAAGAGATGAGATAGCACCTAATACACTCATTACTATTAATGGAGATGTGCTTGATCGACAGATGGGACTTGAGTTAGTCGAAAAATATGGTGTGGATGGTGTCATGATAGGAAGAGGGATATTCAAAAATCCATATGCCTTTGAGAAAGAACCTAAAAATCATTCAACAGAAGACTTATTAGGGCTATTGAGACTTCAATTAGACTTACAAGATGAGTATGCTAAACAAGTGCCACGTTCCATTGTTGGTTTGCATCGATTCTTTAAAATTTATGTTAAAGGCTTTCCAGGAGCCAGTGATTTACGTGTTAGTTTAATGAATACTAAATCAACAGATGAAGTACGTGCCTTATTAGATGCCTTTTTTCCAAAAGATAACTAA
- a CDS encoding PTS system mannose/fructose/N-acetylgalactosamine-transporter subunit IIB, with protein MITQIRVDDRLIHGQVAVVWTKELNAPLLVVANDEAAKNQVMQMTLKMAVPNGMKLLVRSVDDAIELFNDPRGKDKRMFVIVNCVSDANKIAQHVDAVETVNVANAGRFDKSDPKDKTTIFPSVLLNPDELTAAKELSELERVESYNQVLPTNPKLELKKALKNV; from the coding sequence ATGATTACACAAATTAGAGTAGATGACCGATTAATTCATGGACAGGTGGCTGTTGTATGGACAAAAGAATTGAATGCCCCACTTTTAGTTGTAGCAAATGATGAGGCGGCAAAAAATCAAGTGATGCAAATGACATTAAAAATGGCCGTACCAAATGGCATGAAATTATTAGTTCGTTCAGTGGATGATGCGATTGAATTATTTAATGACCCTCGTGGAAAAGATAAACGCATGTTTGTGATTGTAAACTGTGTATCTGATGCGAATAAAATCGCGCAACACGTCGATGCTGTAGAAACAGTGAATGTGGCAAATGCGGGTCGTTTTGATAAATCAGATCCAAAAGACAAAACAACAATTTTCCCAAGTGTGTTACTTAATCCAGATGAATTAACGGCTGCAAAAGAATTGTCTGAGTTAGAACGTGTGGAGAGCTACAATCAAGTTTTACCAACTAATCCAAAATTAGAATTGAAAAAAGCATTGAAAAATGTTTAA